The following are encoded in a window of Phaseolus vulgaris cultivar G19833 chromosome 3, P. vulgaris v2.0, whole genome shotgun sequence genomic DNA:
- the LOC137808395 gene encoding zinc-finger homeodomain protein 6-like, translated as MDMREQDKVIEMPGTLGYNLPNTNSSSSKLSSLIGERSDQPPQSHTLVFSDPPQTNSHHHRRLNPPNSLPPNPLQLPHPHRPRRDLDPTAISPPIVTTSRTQPHSTGTFTATVRYRECLKNHAAIMGGHVTDGCGEFMPSGEEGTPESFKCAACECHRNFHRKEPEGESSQHVLNYHLTYPNKTNRNIVIHSPQSHLQLPTHHLHGVVATPSGGSVQPAVLGFGGTPTESSSEDLNMFQTDEAGQLLSVQPPLSSSKKRFRTKFSQQQKDQMMEFADKLGWKIQKQDEQELHQFCSQVGVKRQIFKVWMHNSKQAMKKKQM; from the coding sequence ATGGACATGAGAGAGCAAGATAAGGTAATAGAGATGCCTGGCACTTTGGGTTATAACCTCCCCAATACAAATTCATCTTCTTCCAAGCTATCGTCACTAATAGGGGAAAGAAGTGACCAACCTCCTCAGTCTCACACATTGGTTTTCAGTGATCCACCCCAAACAAATTCACATCACCACCGTCGTCTCAATCCCCCTAATTCTCTTCCACCAAACCCTCTTCAACTTCCTCACCCTCACAGACCCAGAAGAGATCTAGATCCAACTGCTATTTCTCCTCCTATCGTAACCACCTCAAGAACTCAACCACACTCAACCGGAACTTTCACAGCAACAGTCAGATACCGAGAATGTCTGAAGAATCATGCTGCAATCATGGGGGGTCATGTCACAGATGGGTGTGGAGAGTTTATGCCAAGTGGAGAAGAAGGCACCCCAGAATCCTTCAAGTGTGCAGCTTGTGAGTGCCACCGCAATTTCCACAGAAAAGAACCCGAAGGCGAGTCATCACAACATGTTCTCAACTACCACCTCACTTACCCCAACAAAACCAATAGAAACATTGTTATTCATTCTCCGCAATCTCATCTTCAGTTACCTACACACCACCTTCACGGGGTGGTGGCCACCCCTTCAGGTGGGTCGGTTCAGCCCGCGGTGCTGGGCTTTGGGGGGACCCCAACTGAGTCCTCAAGCGAAGATCTCAACATGTTTCAGACCGATGAGGCAGGGCAATTGTTATCAGTGCAGCCACCCCTGTCATCGTCCAAGAAGAGGTTCAGGACCAAGTTCTCACAGCAACAAAAGGATCAGATGATGGAGTTTGCTGATAAACTTGGGTGGAAGATCCAGAAACAAGATGAACAGGAACTGCATCAGTTTTGCTCTCAGGTTGGTGTAAAAAGACAGATTTTCAAGGTTTGGATGCACAACAGCAAGcaagccatgaagaagaagcaaatgtAA
- the LOC137805972 gene encoding uncharacterized protein, translated as MNTQMKLVVVVVLLAVCVGTTWGDFLGSAKASAEAKESATPTVKAAKDSASSTAKSAKDAAAPAVDAAAPTVEAAGKKSESFAQWAYAKISGGFGKKGGDDKAKMDQNEKN; from the exons ATGAACACCCAAATGAAGTTGGTTGTCGTGGTGGTGTTGCTTGCCGTGTGCGTTGGAACGACCTGGGGTGATTTCCTCGGCAGCGCCAAAGCCAGTGCAGAGGCCAAGGAGTCCGCCACCCCAACGGTCAAAGCCGCCAAGGACTCCGCCTCGTCAACTGCCAAATCTGCCAAGGACGCCGCCGCACCCGCTGTTGATGCCGCCGCTCCCACTGTCGAAGCTGCCGGCAAAAAGTCTGAGTCTTTTGCTCAGTGGGCTTACGCGAAAATTTCCGG TGGTTTCGGAAAGAAAGGTGGAGATGACAAGGCAAAGATGGATCAAAATGAGAAGAACTAA